A window of Aeromicrobium duanguangcaii genomic DNA:
GTGCCGGGTCGCCGCTCGGCGGTCGCCTGGGACATCGTCTCCTCGTTGTTCTACGTGTCGAACTGGCGGTTCATGCTCGGCGACGAGCAGTACTTCGACCAGCTCTCGCTGCCGTCGCCGGTGCGGCACACGTGGTCGCTGTCGATCGAGGAGCAGTTCTACATCGTCTTCCCGCTGCTGCTGATCGCGGTGGGCATCGTCGCCCGGACCCGCTACCGGGAGGCCGCGGTGTTCGCCCTGCTGGCGATCGCGTCCGCCGGCGCCATGGCGTACGGCTACCTCCACGGCGCCGAGATCACCGAGCTGTACTACAGCACCTTCACGCGAGCCTTCGAGCTCTTGATCGGTGTGTGCGCGGCACTCATCCTGGGCCGGTCCGCCTTCACCGAGCGGCGGGCCTCCCCCGCGCGTGACGTGCAGGCGTGGGCTGCCCTGGCGGCGGTCGTCGCCGCGATGCTCCTGCTCGACTCGAACTCCGGAGTGGTCTTCACCGGCGGCCTCGTCGCGGTGTGCCTGGCGGCGCTCGTCACGATCCTGGCGGCCGCGGAAGGCCGGCCCGGTACGTTCACCGCCGTCCTGGGCAGCCCGATCCCCCGCTTCATCGGGCTCATCAGCTATCCGCTCTACCTGTGGCACTGGCCGATCATCGTGTTCCTGCGTCCCGGGTCGACGCCGCTCGACGGCATCGCCCTCGACCTCGTGCGGGTCGGCCTCGCGGTGCTGCTGGCCTGGCTCACCTACCGCTTCATCGAGGCGCCCATCCGCGGCCGTCGCCCGATGATCACGTCGCTGCGGGGGGTGTCACGTGTCGTGACCGTCCTCGCGGCGCCGCTCGTGGTCGCCGGCGCGGTGGTCGTCGCCCACTCCGAGCCGATCGACGGTGACCGCGGCGCCCAGCACGGCGCCGCCGACAAGCCCCCGATCGTCCTGACGCCCGAGCCCTACACCGCCGAGGCACGGCGCTCGGCCATGCTGCTGGGCAACTCGATCCCGTTCAGCCTGTACCGGAACGTCGCGACCCACGAGTTCCGCCAGCTCTCGCTGACGCACAGCACGCACCTGGGCTGCGACCCGTTCGCCCTGCAGAAGATCGTCGACGGCGAGCCCACCGAGCCCACCCGCAGCTGCCTGGACTGGCGCGAGGAGTGGCCCGATGACGTCGCGAGGAACCAGCCCGACGTGTTGCTGTTCTTCGTGCCGCAGACCTTCGTCTCGGACCTCGTGCACGACGGCGAGGTCGCCGAATTCGGCACGGACCGTCACAAAGAGCTGGTCCGCGAGGCGCTCGACCAGGTGGCGGCTCGCTCGACCGGTGCCCGCACCCTGGCCCTGTCGACGCTGGCGTGCCACGACATCCCCGCCTTCGACATCGTCGAGATGCAACAGCTCAACGACGTCGACCGGGTCAAGCAGGTCAACGCGGTGGTGACCGACTGGGCCCGCCAGAACGACGTGCCGGTCGTGGACTCGTTCGGCGCCCTGTGCTCCGACGGCTACCGCCCGATGCTGGGCGACGACCCCCTCTACGAGGACGGACTGCACTTCACCACCGAGTCGGCTCCGCTGGTGTGGGCCTGGATGATGCCCCAGGTCCTGCGCTTCGCCGACGCCGCCCACGGGGAGGCACCATGAACCGATCGACCCGCGCCACCGTCTCGAGCGGCTCCATCGTCGCCGTCGCCATGATGGTCATGAACGTGGCGACATACGGGTTCAACCTCGTCGCCGCGCGGCTGCTGGTGCCGGCCGAGTTCGGCGCCCTCACGGCGCTGCTGAGCCTCATCCTCATCGCCAACGTCGTCGCGCTGGCGCTGCAGGCGTCCATCGCCCGCCGCATCTCGGTCCACCCCGGCCAGGCGCTGCAGATCGTGCACACCGCGTCGCGGGTCGCCCTGGCGGTGTCGCTGCTGGTCGGCCTCGTCACCGCGTTGTCGAGCCCGATCCTGACTCCGGCGTTCTCGTTCGAGTCGATGTGGGCCGTCATCTGGTGCGGCGCCATGCTCGTGCCGCTGACCCTCGCCGGCGCCCAGCTGGGCGTCGCGCAGGGCACCGGGCGCTGGGGCAAGCTGGCCGCGCTGTACCTCGGCAACGGGTTCGGCCGACTCTTCGGCGGCGTGGCCGGACTGGCGATCGAGCCGACCGCGACGAACGCGATGCTCGGCCTGGCGATCGGCGCGTGGCTGCCGGTCCTGCTGGGCTGGGGGCTGCTCAAGGGCACCGGCGGCGGAGACGTCCACAGCCGGCGGCCCCTCGTCTTCGAGACGATCGCGTCGGCCTCGACACTGCTGGCCTACTTCGCCTTCAGCAACGTCGACGCCCTGCTGGCACGCGGCGGCTTCTCCGAGCACGACAGCGGCCTCTACGCCTCGGGGCTGATCCTGACCAAGTCGACGATGTTCCTGCCGCAGTTCGTCAGCGTCGTGTTCTTCCCCAGCCTGGCCCGCGACTCGACCCACCGCACCCGACTGCGAGCGGCAGCCCTGGTCGCCTTCCTCGGCCTGTGCGTCGTCGCCGGCAGCGCGGTGCTGCCCCGGCTGGCACTGATCCTCGTCGGCGGCGACCAGTACCGCGAGGTCGCCGACGACCTATGGCTCTTCGCGCTGTCCGGCACGTTCCTGGCGATCGTCTACCTGCTGGTCTTCGACGCCCTCGCCCGCCGCTCCCCCGGCGTGGCCGTGCTGCTGTGGATCGCGTCGGCCGTGGTCTTCTCGATCGCCTGGTTCTGGACGATCGGCATCGTCGGCCTGGTCATCTCGATGGCCTCGACCGCTGCCGTGGTGGCGAGCCTGCTGCTGGTCTGGCCGCTGCTCAGACCGAGCAGGACGGGCGACGCCTCAGTGCCCGGCCTCGTGCCAGGTGCGACCGACCCCGACGGACACGTCGAGCGGGACTGACAGGTCGGCGGCCGCCGCCATCTCGCGGCGGACCAGCGCCGTCAGCTCCTCGAGCTCGCCGTCGGCGGTCTCGAGCACGAGCTCGTCGTGGACCTGCAGGAGCATCCGCGAGGACATCCCGGCCTCGTCGATGGCCCGCTCGACGTTCAGCATCGCGACCTTGATGATGTCGGCGGCCGAGCCCTGGATCGGGGCGTTCAGGGCCATCCGCTCGGCCATCTCACGGCGCTGGCGGTTGTCGCTCTGCAGGTCGGGCAGGTACCGGCGCCGGCCCATGATCGTCTCGGTGAAGCCGGTCTGGCGCGCCTCGTCGACCAGGCTGCGCAGGTAGTCGCGCACGCCGCCGAACCGCTGGAAGTAGTCGTCCATCAGGCCCTGGGCCTCGCCCGTCGAGATCGACAGCTGCTGGCTGAGCCCGTAGGCCGAGAGTCCGTAGGCCAAGCCGTAGTTCATCGCCTTGATCCGGGCGCGCAGCTCGGTGCCGATGTCCTCGGGCTCGCGCTCGAACACCTTGGCGGCCATCACGGTGTGGAAGTCCTCACCGGAGTTGAACGCCTCGATCAGGTCGGCGTCCTCGGACAGGTCGGCCATGATCCGCATCTCGATCTGGCTGTAGTCGGCGGTGAGCAGGGTGTCGTACCCCTCGCCGACGACGAATGCCTCACGGATGCGCCGCCCCGAGGCGGTGCGGATCGGGATGTTCTGCAGATTCGGATCGTTCGAGCTCAGTCGGCCCGTGGCCGCGATCGTCTGCGCGTAGGTCGTGTGGATCCGGCCGTCGTCGGAGATCGAGCGGCGCAGGGTCTCGACGGTCTGGCGCAGCTTGGTGACGTCGCGGTGCGCCAGCAGGTGCTCGAGGAACGGGTGCCCGGTCTTGGTGTACAGCTGCTGCAGCGAGTCGGCGTCGGTCGTGTAGCCGGTCTTGGTGCGCTTGGTCTTGGGCATGCCCAGCTCGTCGAACAGCACGACCTGCAGCTGCTTGGGCGAGCCGAGGTTGATCTCCTTGCCGCCGATCGACTCGTAGGCGGCATCGGCGGCCTGCTGGGCGCGCGACGCGAACTCCGACTCGAGGGTCAGCAGCGCCTCGTCGTCGACCGCGATGCCCGCCCGCTCCATCCGGGCCAGGGTCGAGACCAGGGGCAGCTCGACCTCGGCCAGCAGCTTCGTGCCGCCGGCCTGCTCGACCTCGGTGGCCAGGGCCACGGACAGGTCGAGCGTCGCGCGCGCCCGCAGCATCGCGATCTCGGCGTCGTCATCGGTGTCGAGGGACAGCTGGCCGCTGTCGGCGGCGTCGTCGCGCAGCTCGCGCTTGAGGTAGCGGACCGACAGGTCGGCCAGGTCGTACGACCGCTGGTCGGGACGCACGAGATAGGCCGACACGGCGGTGTCGGCGACCAGTCCGCGCAGCATCCAGCCGCGATCGGCCAGCGCCAGCATCGGGCCCTTGGCGTCGTGCAGGACCTTGCCACGGGCGGGATCGGCGAGCCACGCACCCAGCGCGGCCTCGTCCTGCGGGGTCAGCTCGGCCACGTCGAGCCAGGCGGCCTCCTGCTCGCTGGCCAGCGCCAGCGCGATCACGTCGCCACCGCCGCGGCCCCAGGAGCCCTGGACGTGCAGACCGACGTCGCCGACGGCGTGCTGGTCGAGCCAGGCGCCGACCTCGTCGCGACCGAGCACCCGGCCGGAGAGATCGAAGCCCGCCTCGGGCTCGACCTCGTCGGCCGTGCCGGGGAACGTCGTGAAGAGTCGGTCGCGCAGGGCGCTGAACTCCAGGGAGTCGAAGACCGTGTGCACCTTCTCGCGGTCGAAGGCGGTGTCGAGCGTGAGGTCGGCCGGGCCGAGCGGCAGGTCGAGGTCGCGCACCAGCGCGTTGAGCCGACGATTGCGCAGGACCGAGTCGAGGTGGTCGCGCAGCGACTGCCCCGCCTTGCCCGGAACCTCGTCGACGTGGCCGACCAGCGCGTCGAGGGTGCCGTAGCTGTTGATCCACTTGGCCGCGGTCTTGGGACCGACCCCGGGCACGCCCGGGAGGTTGTCGCTGGTCTCGCCCACGAGCGCGGCGATGTCGGGGTAGAACTCGGGCAGGACGCCGTACTTCTCCTGCACGGCCGTCGGCGTCATCCGGGCCAGGTCCGAGACGCCCTTGCGCGGGTACAGCAGGGTCACCTGGTCGGTGACGAGCTGGATCGCGTCGCGGTCGCCGGAGCAGACCAGGACCTCCATGCCGGCGGCCTCGGCGCGGGTCGCGAGCGTCGCGATGATGTCGTCGGCCTCGTACCCGGCCTTGTCGATGTGGCGGATGTCCATCGCATCGAGGACCTCCTTGACCAGGGCGACCTGGCCGGAGAACTCCTCGGGCGACTTCGACCGGTTCGCCTTGTACTCGGCGTACTCCTCGGTGCGGAACGACTGACGTGACAGATCGAAGGCGACGCACACGTGGGTCGGCGCCTCGTCGCGCAGGACGTTGATGAGCATCGAGGTGAAGCCGAAGACGGCGTTCGTGCTCTGTCCCGTGGAGGTCGAGAAGTTCTCGACGGGGAGGGCGAAGAAGGCGCGATAGGCCACCGAATGGCCGTCGATCAGCAGGAGTCGGTCCACCCCACGACCCTAGTCGGCCGGTCCGACAGCGTCAGCCTCGGACGGCGGCACGACGCCGCAGCGACCGGCGGACGGCGAGCAGCCGCCCGGTCTCGCGCGAGCCCGAGGACTTCGTCGCCAGGCGGGCGTTGAGCTTGCCCACCGGGATCGCCCGCAGCACGGCGATCTGGTTGAAGCCGAGCTTCGTCAGGTAGCGGTTGGGCTCGCGCGCGTGGGCCGCGGAGTTGGCGAGCACCAGCTCGCAGTCCTGCTCTTCGGCGTACGCGGCGACCACCGAGAGCAGGCTCGACGCGATGGAGCGCCGGCGATGGCTCGGCTTGACCTGCAGGTCGGTGACGATCATGACCTTGCACATGGTGATCGGGTTCAGCGTGGCGAGATCGGCAGCCACGGCTCCGACCAGCTCTCCGCCGACGAGAGCCACGATCAGGCGACGGCGGTGCTCGCGGGCGTTGAACTCGATCGCGGCACGAGCCTCGGCCTCGTCGGGGCAGCGCCACAGCGTCTGCTGGGTGTAGGCCTCGGACCCCTCGTCGCTGACCGCCTCGGCGCACGCTACCCACAGCTTGATCAGCGAGGAGGCGTCGTCGAGCTCGACATCGCGAATCTCAACGGGGTGGCGCAATGCCATCGAGGTGGACCTCCGGGCGGGGGACGGGGACGTCGACAGCCTACGCCCCACGCGGCTGCCTGGGAATGACCTTCCCGGCTTCGAATCGAAACCGAACTGTTACCAAAGGGACCGGCGAGAGCCCGCCACGGACCTCTTCACATGGCTATGCTCTTCGGGATCGACTCTGGCGTGCCCGACCGGCGCGCAGACACCGACAGGAGAATGTGTGCGACTGCGAACAGCGGCGCTGTTCTGGGTGATGACGGCCGGGCTCGTGTTTCTCGCGAACCCCGCGTCCGCCGAGACCACGTCCCCCACCCCCCAGCCCAGTGCTTCGGCGCCGGCCTCGGACGCTCCCGTGACGGGAGCCGCGATCCGGGTACGGCTGCTCGACCAGAAGGGCGGCAAGGCAGGCGACAACCCGCCCCCGGTACCCAACGTCACGGTGACCGTGTCGGACGACTCCGACACCGAGATCGGCAAGGCCGTCACCAACGACATGGGCGTGGCGGCCATCGCCATCCCCGGGAAGGGCAAGTACTCGGTCTCCATCGACGAGTCCACCCTGCCCGCCGAGGTGAAGCTCACCGGAAAGAAGACACTCGAGGTCACGGTCAACCTGGCGTCGGGACAGAACGTCGCGTTCCCGCTGAACGGCAAGGTCGTCGAGGCCACCCCGTTCGCCGAGCGCCTCGTCGACA
This region includes:
- a CDS encoding GNAT family N-acetyltransferase; the encoded protein is MALRHPVEIRDVELDDASSLIKLWVACAEAVSDEGSEAYTQQTLWRCPDEAEARAAIEFNAREHRRRLIVALVGGELVGAVAADLATLNPITMCKVMIVTDLQVKPSHRRRSIASSLLSVVAAYAEEQDCELVLANSAAHAREPNRYLTKLGFNQIAVLRAIPVGKLNARLATKSSGSRETGRLLAVRRSLRRRAAVRG
- a CDS encoding lipopolysaccharide biosynthesis protein is translated as MNRSTRATVSSGSIVAVAMMVMNVATYGFNLVAARLLVPAEFGALTALLSLILIANVVALALQASIARRISVHPGQALQIVHTASRVALAVSLLVGLVTALSSPILTPAFSFESMWAVIWCGAMLVPLTLAGAQLGVAQGTGRWGKLAALYLGNGFGRLFGGVAGLAIEPTATNAMLGLAIGAWLPVLLGWGLLKGTGGGDVHSRRPLVFETIASASTLLAYFAFSNVDALLARGGFSEHDSGLYASGLILTKSTMFLPQFVSVVFFPSLARDSTHRTRLRAAALVAFLGLCVVAGSAVLPRLALILVGGDQYREVADDLWLFALSGTFLAIVYLLVFDALARRSPGVAVLLWIASAVVFSIAWFWTIGIVGLVISMASTAAVVASLLLVWPLLRPSRTGDASVPGLVPGATDPDGHVERD
- a CDS encoding acyltransferase family protein — protein: MSPPTAPPRTRLPYRPALDGLRAVAIAGVLVFHLDESLLPGGWLGVDLFFVLSGFLITHLLMAEQDRWGRISVVRFWGARMRRLLPSLLTVLLAVAAAAWIWTVPGRRSAVAWDIVSSLFYVSNWRFMLGDEQYFDQLSLPSPVRHTWSLSIEEQFYIVFPLLLIAVGIVARTRYREAAVFALLAIASAGAMAYGYLHGAEITELYYSTFTRAFELLIGVCAALILGRSAFTERRASPARDVQAWAALAAVVAAMLLLDSNSGVVFTGGLVAVCLAALVTILAAAEGRPGTFTAVLGSPIPRFIGLISYPLYLWHWPIIVFLRPGSTPLDGIALDLVRVGLAVLLAWLTYRFIEAPIRGRRPMITSLRGVSRVVTVLAAPLVVAGAVVVAHSEPIDGDRGAQHGAADKPPIVLTPEPYTAEARRSAMLLGNSIPFSLYRNVATHEFRQLSLTHSTHLGCDPFALQKIVDGEPTEPTRSCLDWREEWPDDVARNQPDVLLFFVPQTFVSDLVHDGEVAEFGTDRHKELVREALDQVAARSTGARTLALSTLACHDIPAFDIVEMQQLNDVDRVKQVNAVVTDWARQNDVPVVDSFGALCSDGYRPMLGDDPLYEDGLHFTTESAPLVWAWMMPQVLRFADAAHGEAP
- the polA gene encoding DNA polymerase I; its protein translation is MDRLLLIDGHSVAYRAFFALPVENFSTSTGQSTNAVFGFTSMLINVLRDEAPTHVCVAFDLSRQSFRTEEYAEYKANRSKSPEEFSGQVALVKEVLDAMDIRHIDKAGYEADDIIATLATRAEAAGMEVLVCSGDRDAIQLVTDQVTLLYPRKGVSDLARMTPTAVQEKYGVLPEFYPDIAALVGETSDNLPGVPGVGPKTAAKWINSYGTLDALVGHVDEVPGKAGQSLRDHLDSVLRNRRLNALVRDLDLPLGPADLTLDTAFDREKVHTVFDSLEFSALRDRLFTTFPGTADEVEPEAGFDLSGRVLGRDEVGAWLDQHAVGDVGLHVQGSWGRGGGDVIALALASEQEAAWLDVAELTPQDEAALGAWLADPARGKVLHDAKGPMLALADRGWMLRGLVADTAVSAYLVRPDQRSYDLADLSVRYLKRELRDDAADSGQLSLDTDDDAEIAMLRARATLDLSVALATEVEQAGGTKLLAEVELPLVSTLARMERAGIAVDDEALLTLESEFASRAQQAADAAYESIGGKEINLGSPKQLQVVLFDELGMPKTKRTKTGYTTDADSLQQLYTKTGHPFLEHLLAHRDVTKLRQTVETLRRSISDDGRIHTTYAQTIAATGRLSSNDPNLQNIPIRTASGRRIREAFVVGEGYDTLLTADYSQIEMRIMADLSEDADLIEAFNSGEDFHTVMAAKVFEREPEDIGTELRARIKAMNYGLAYGLSAYGLSQQLSISTGEAQGLMDDYFQRFGGVRDYLRSLVDEARQTGFTETIMGRRRYLPDLQSDNRQRREMAERMALNAPIQGSAADIIKVAMLNVERAIDEAGMSSRMLLQVHDELVLETADGELEELTALVRREMAAAADLSVPLDVSVGVGRTWHEAGH